One window of Saccharopolyspora phatthalungensis genomic DNA carries:
- a CDS encoding GTP-binding protein, which translates to MDSVGYSAPQLGSVQPQTLNRGGTTSTSAKIVVAGGFGVGKTTFVGSVSEIVPLTTEAVMTEASRGVDDLGATPNKTTTTVAMDFGRISLASDLILYLFGTPGQQRFWFMWDDLVRGAIGAVVLVDTRRLADSFSAIDFFEDRGLPYLVGVNCFDGQMLHSIDQVREAMAIGPNVPIGPCDARDRESTKRTLIALVEHAMRHWTTRPHG; encoded by the coding sequence GTGGACTCCGTCGGCTATAGCGCGCCCCAGCTCGGCTCCGTGCAGCCGCAGACCCTCAACCGGGGCGGCACCACGTCCACCTCGGCGAAGATCGTGGTCGCGGGCGGGTTCGGGGTCGGGAAGACGACGTTCGTCGGGTCGGTGTCGGAGATCGTGCCGTTGACCACCGAGGCGGTGATGACGGAGGCCAGCCGAGGCGTCGACGACCTGGGTGCGACGCCGAACAAGACCACCACCACGGTCGCGATGGACTTCGGCCGGATCTCGCTGGCCTCCGATCTGATCCTGTACCTGTTCGGCACGCCCGGCCAGCAGCGGTTCTGGTTCATGTGGGACGACCTGGTGCGGGGCGCCATCGGCGCGGTCGTGCTGGTGGACACCCGGCGGTTGGCGGACTCGTTCTCCGCGATCGACTTCTTCGAGGACCGCGGGCTGCCCTATCTGGTCGGGGTGAACTGTTTCGACGGTCAGATGCTGCATTCGATCGATCAGGTCCGCGAGGCGATGGCGATCGGCCCCAACGTGCCGATCGGGCCGTGCGACGCCCGCGACCGGGAATCGACGAAGCGCACCCTGATCGCGCTGGTAGAGCACGCCATGCGGCACTGGACGACTCGCCCGCACGGCTGA
- a CDS encoding DUF742 domain-containing protein — MSRRSDNPRQGRRRDNSGDDSFAEVVHGFAFGSGRKRKRELYEELDEPPPEEYPEHDDERFDEQYEEYEESYSDDHVESAEPDAPAASSIRSYTWTGGRTRSNYQLELETLVSTGEVYRPGAPIRLEHQSIAELCQHPRSVAEVGALLSVPIGVARVLLADMAELGLITVHQTVSESGSAPHMVLMERVLSGLRRL; from the coding sequence ATGAGTAGACGCTCGGATAACCCACGTCAGGGCCGAAGACGGGACAACTCCGGAGACGACAGCTTCGCCGAGGTCGTCCACGGGTTCGCCTTCGGCAGCGGGCGCAAGCGCAAGCGCGAGCTTTACGAAGAGCTGGACGAGCCGCCGCCGGAGGAATACCCCGAGCACGACGACGAACGGTTCGACGAGCAGTACGAGGAGTACGAGGAGTCCTATTCGGACGACCACGTCGAGTCGGCGGAACCGGACGCACCGGCGGCGTCCAGCATCCGGTCCTACACCTGGACCGGCGGGCGCACCAGGTCGAACTACCAGCTGGAGCTGGAAACCCTGGTTTCCACCGGCGAGGTGTACCGGCCCGGCGCGCCGATCCGGCTGGAGCACCAGTCGATCGCCGAGCTGTGCCAACATCCCAGATCGGTCGCGGAAGTGGGGGCGCTGCTGTCAGTGCCGATCGGAGTGGCCCGGGTGTTGTTGGCCGACATGGCCGAACTGGGGTTGATCACCGTGCACCAGACGGTGAGCGAAAGCGGCAGCGCACCACACATGGTGTTGATGGAAAGGGTTTTGAGTGGACTCCGTCGGCTATAG
- a CDS encoding roadblock/LC7 domain-containing protein has protein sequence MTAQETISRRFGWLITDFTERVAGVAHAIVVSADGLVLTASATLPRDRADQLAAVASGLLSLTQGSAKCFEAGRVVQTIVEMERGTLLQMGISDGSCLTVLAAPQCDMGLIAYEMTMLVERVGQMLTPEIRSQLQGTSNAFTGQLV, from the coding sequence ATGACTGCTCAGGAGACGATTTCCCGCAGGTTCGGCTGGTTGATCACGGACTTCACCGAGCGCGTGGCCGGTGTGGCACACGCGATCGTGGTGTCCGCCGATGGCTTGGTGCTGACCGCGTCGGCGACCCTGCCCAGGGACCGGGCCGACCAGCTGGCCGCGGTCGCCTCGGGGCTGCTGAGCCTTACCCAGGGCTCGGCGAAGTGCTTCGAGGCCGGGCGCGTAGTCCAGACCATCGTGGAGATGGAACGCGGCACGCTGCTGCAGATGGGCATCAGCGATGGCTCCTGCCTGACCGTGCTCGCCGCCCCGCAGTGCGACATGGGGCTGATCGCCTACGAGATGACCATGCTCGTGGAGCGCGTCGGCCAGATGCTTACACCGGAGATTCGGTCGCAGTTGCAGGGAACGTCGAACGCGTTCACCGGCCAACTGGTGTGA
- a CDS encoding sensor histidine kinase: protein MSAGGFGRARDALVQWRNWSLPTKLAAVVLVPVIFAITLGVGQIRWQVEQAAEYDRVAQVVDAVDRIEPLIAGVQHERARSVEFLAGDRGLDAVDEQVTAVDRAAADLEGIFASTDAYAGVVSDRYRELRPGLDGLAQLRQQVRDRRISPERAIDAYTRVINSVLALDRALTSSVADRSLAPTATALQDMLGLTEEVRLQQAWVLTGLSDGSLSSVAMENLNGSRARLLSKIGDARSTVAAYWQQRLDRTMVAPEIRNRNQMLDTIMAESTDNRYTGEYSVRREDWNSGTDRAVALIDQGHDDLAADVRSTAARLEDEASNVAGWDSVLLLSALIVAAAIIIAIARQLLGSLRDLRSSALDAAEYELPAAVASVRQGNTADAVVEPFPVDTTDEVGQLARAFDEVNQQALRLAVEQADLRRGYSDVFVSISRRSQSLLERQLRLFEQLEQDEEDPDQLARLFQLDHLATRMRRNNENLMVLSGSDLARRFTQPTDLADVLRAAVSEIEQYPRVVVQPPPTVKLRGHTASDLVRLVAELLDNAANFSAPDTTVTVSSYQSGDGTVVIDVLDQGIGMGDQELARANEQLAQVDEDDLASSRRMGLFVAGRLAVRHGVGVELHGGPDVEGVRATVMIPVEHAVQSESGTVLRPSSTQASQRNGHVHTDLATSRPLPHRGEQPAAAQESMPWQEPTPANLFEPGSAEREDSPTEHLFDAPLGIPQQPRTAPADFGVDWPGAEPPAERPAAASPIFNEVSTQWFQPASANPYLHSRADTGEFGWPGTESDPAGEAGPPQRSDFLPGDPQEGAALTSSGLPQRVPRGNQAAEPAAGAPARSPEDISRSLAQNGVQFGRSVDASAETPAEPTGAGSWMQESAGQDPWPSEPAGSDGWSSEPATSQSWIAETSDADSWTFAADRAREAAEAAANPQSATFTQAGLPRRTPKAHLVPGSVANSESRESKRFQRDADQLRGRLADFQSGISRGRHRATDED, encoded by the coding sequence GTGAGCGCGGGCGGCTTCGGGCGCGCTCGCGACGCCCTGGTGCAGTGGCGCAACTGGTCGCTCCCGACCAAGCTGGCCGCGGTCGTGCTGGTGCCGGTGATCTTCGCGATCACCCTCGGTGTCGGGCAGATCCGGTGGCAGGTCGAGCAGGCCGCCGAGTACGACCGGGTCGCGCAGGTGGTCGACGCCGTCGACCGGATCGAGCCGCTGATCGCCGGCGTCCAGCACGAGCGGGCCCGCTCGGTGGAGTTCCTGGCCGGCGACCGCGGCCTCGACGCGGTCGACGAGCAGGTGACCGCGGTGGACCGGGCGGCCGCCGACCTCGAAGGGATCTTCGCCTCGACCGACGCCTACGCCGGGGTCGTTTCCGATCGTTACCGCGAGCTGCGGCCGGGGTTGGACGGTCTCGCGCAGCTTCGCCAGCAGGTGCGCGACCGCCGGATCAGCCCCGAGCGGGCGATCGACGCCTACACCCGCGTGATCAACTCGGTGCTCGCCCTGGACCGCGCGCTGACCAGCAGCGTCGCCGACCGCAGTCTGGCCCCCACGGCGACCGCACTGCAGGACATGCTGGGGCTGACCGAGGAGGTGCGGCTGCAGCAGGCCTGGGTGCTGACCGGGCTGAGCGACGGCAGCCTCAGTTCCGTCGCGATGGAAAACCTGAACGGCTCGCGGGCCCGCCTGCTCAGCAAGATCGGTGATGCTCGGTCCACCGTTGCCGCGTACTGGCAGCAGCGGCTGGACCGGACGATGGTTGCTCCGGAGATCAGGAACCGCAACCAGATGCTCGACACGATCATGGCCGAGAGCACCGACAACCGTTACACCGGCGAGTATTCGGTGCGGCGCGAGGACTGGAACTCCGGTACCGACCGCGCGGTCGCATTGATCGACCAAGGGCACGACGACCTCGCCGCCGACGTGCGGTCCACCGCCGCGCGGCTGGAAGACGAGGCCAGCAACGTCGCCGGTTGGGACTCGGTGCTGCTGCTGTCCGCGCTGATCGTCGCCGCCGCGATCATCATCGCGATCGCCCGGCAGCTGCTCGGCTCCTTGCGAGACCTGCGCAGCAGCGCGCTGGACGCCGCCGAGTACGAACTCCCGGCGGCCGTGGCCAGCGTCCGGCAGGGCAACACCGCCGACGCGGTCGTGGAGCCGTTCCCGGTGGACACCACGGACGAGGTGGGGCAGCTGGCCCGTGCCTTCGACGAGGTGAACCAGCAGGCGTTGCGGCTGGCGGTGGAGCAGGCGGACCTGCGTCGCGGCTACAGCGACGTGTTCGTCAGCATTTCCCGGCGCAGCCAGAGCCTGCTGGAACGGCAGTTGCGGCTGTTCGAGCAGCTGGAGCAGGACGAGGAGGACCCGGACCAGCTCGCGCGGTTGTTCCAGCTGGACCACCTGGCGACCCGGATGCGGCGCAACAACGAGAACCTGATGGTCCTCTCCGGCAGCGACCTGGCGCGGCGCTTCACCCAGCCCACCGACCTCGCGGACGTGCTGCGCGCCGCGGTGTCCGAGATCGAGCAGTACCCGCGGGTCGTGGTGCAGCCGCCGCCGACGGTGAAATTGCGCGGGCACACCGCCAGCGACCTGGTGCGGCTTGTCGCCGAGTTGTTGGACAACGCGGCGAATTTCTCTGCCCCGGACACCACCGTCACGGTGTCCAGCTACCAGTCCGGCGATGGCACCGTGGTGATCGACGTGCTGGACCAGGGCATCGGCATGGGGGACCAGGAACTCGCCCGCGCAAACGAACAACTGGCCCAGGTGGACGAGGACGACCTGGCCAGCTCGCGCCGCATGGGGCTGTTCGTCGCTGGCCGCTTAGCGGTGCGCCACGGCGTAGGTGTCGAGCTGCACGGCGGGCCGGACGTCGAGGGCGTGCGGGCGACGGTGATGATCCCGGTCGAGCACGCAGTCCAGTCGGAGTCCGGGACGGTGTTGCGGCCGTCGTCGACGCAGGCAAGCCAGCGCAACGGGCACGTGCACACCGACCTGGCGACTTCCAGGCCGCTACCACACCGTGGCGAGCAGCCTGCTGCGGCGCAGGAGAGCATGCCCTGGCAGGAGCCGACCCCGGCGAACCTCTTCGAGCCCGGTAGCGCCGAGCGGGAGGACTCGCCGACGGAGCACCTGTTTGACGCGCCGCTCGGCATCCCGCAGCAGCCGCGCACGGCGCCCGCGGACTTCGGCGTCGACTGGCCGGGTGCCGAACCGCCTGCGGAACGACCGGCGGCGGCGTCGCCGATCTTCAACGAGGTCTCCACCCAGTGGTTCCAGCCGGCCAGCGCGAACCCGTATCTGCATTCGCGGGCCGACACCGGCGAATTCGGCTGGCCCGGCACGGAAAGCGACCCGGCCGGGGAGGCGGGACCGCCGCAGCGTTCGGACTTCCTGCCGGGCGACCCGCAGGAGGGGGCAGCGCTCACCTCGTCCGGGCTGCCGCAGCGGGTGCCGCGCGGGAACCAAGCGGCGGAACCGGCGGCCGGCGCACCCGCCCGCAGCCCGGAGGACATCAGCCGGAGCCTCGCCCAAAACGGCGTCCAGTTCGGCCGGTCGGTCGATGCGTCGGCGGAGACCCCGGCGGAACCAACCGGCGCGGGCTCGTGGATGCAGGAATCCGCCGGGCAGGACCCGTGGCCATCGGAACCGGCCGGATCGGACGGCTGGAGCTCGGAGCCCGCAACGTCGCAGTCGTGGATCGCGGAGACTTCCGACGCGGATTCCTGGACTTTCGCCGCGGACAGGGCGCGCGAGGCGGCCGAGGCCGCGGCGAACCCGCAGTCGGCGACGTTCACCCAGGCCGGTTTGCCGCGCCGAACCCCCAAAGCGCACCTGGTCCCGGGCAGCGTGGCGAACTCCGAGTCACGGGAATCCAAGCGGTTCCAGCGGGACGCGGACCAACTGCGCGGGCGGCTGGCAGACTTCCAAAGCGGTATCAGTCGCGGTCGGCATCGAGCAACCGACGAGGACTGA
- a CDS encoding DUF485 domain-containing protein, with protein MSNAPQSALRGSPRDQPGNPAAAFGGINKSAVRATNERPDFTAIQQSAEFRALRRQLKWFVFPATAFFLIWYIGYVAVAAYAQEFMAQPLIGEINVGLVMGVGQFVTTVGLTTLYTRFARRRIDPQVDRIREDAGEYDR; from the coding sequence ATGAGCAACGCACCGCAATCGGCGCTGCGCGGCAGCCCCCGCGACCAGCCCGGAAATCCAGCTGCGGCCTTCGGCGGAATCAACAAGAGCGCCGTTCGTGCGACTAACGAACGCCCCGATTTCACCGCTATCCAGCAGAGTGCGGAATTCCGCGCACTGCGCCGCCAACTGAAATGGTTCGTTTTTCCCGCCACGGCGTTTTTCCTGATCTGGTACATCGGCTACGTGGCGGTCGCCGCCTACGCCCAGGAATTCATGGCGCAGCCGCTGATCGGCGAGATCAACGTCGGGCTGGTCATGGGCGTCGGTCAGTTCGTCACCACGGTGGGCCTGACCACGCTGTACACCCGGTTCGCCCGGCGACGCATAGACCCCCAGGTCGACCGGATCCGAGAGGACGCGGGAGAGTACGACCGATGA
- a CDS encoding solute symporter family protein gives MNEPQLIPAGNAIINTSVFAVFVLITLFIVYRVSNRGTSSDYFVAGSSFSGVQNGIALSGDYLSAASFLGIAGAIAIYGYDGFLYSIGFLVAWLVNLLLIAERTRNTGRFTMGDVLSFRMRQGPVRAAAASSTLAITIIYMVAQIAGAGGLVALLLNIHGRFGQALVIAAVGAIMMIYVLVGGMKGTTWVQIIKATMLLLCVALITIFLFGKFGYSFTSLLQQAAENNPHGRAIFAPGVQYGKSELTKLDFVSLSLALVLGVGGLPHVLMRFYTVPNAREARRSVVWATWTMATFYICTLVIGFGAGALVGTDAILDAPGAENSAAPLLAYRIGGTVLLGVISAVAFATILAVVAGLTLTASASFAHDIYANVIRRGDIDSDSVVKVARVTALVIGVASILGGILVIGQNIAFLVGLAFAFAASANLSTLLYSLFWRRFNTTGTLWGIYSGLVSCLLLVIFSPVVSGSPDSIVSTVDFAFFPLKNPGIVSIPISFICGFIGTFLGKDAVDEERQAEMEVRSLTGLGSRAG, from the coding sequence ATGAACGAACCGCAGCTGATCCCGGCCGGCAACGCGATCATCAACACCAGCGTGTTCGCGGTGTTCGTGCTGATCACGCTGTTCATCGTGTACCGGGTGAGCAACCGGGGCACCTCCAGCGACTACTTCGTCGCGGGCAGCTCGTTCAGCGGCGTGCAGAACGGCATCGCGCTCTCCGGTGACTACCTGTCCGCCGCGTCCTTCCTGGGCATCGCCGGGGCGATCGCGATCTACGGCTATGACGGCTTCCTGTACTCCATCGGCTTCCTGGTCGCCTGGCTGGTCAACCTGCTGTTGATCGCAGAGCGCACCCGCAACACCGGCCGCTTCACCATGGGCGATGTGCTCAGCTTCCGGATGCGCCAGGGTCCGGTGCGGGCCGCGGCCGCCTCCTCGACACTGGCCATCACGATCATCTACATGGTGGCCCAGATCGCCGGTGCCGGCGGTCTGGTGGCGCTGCTGCTCAACATCCACGGCCGGTTCGGCCAGGCCCTGGTGATCGCCGCGGTCGGCGCGATCATGATGATCTACGTGCTGGTGGGCGGCATGAAGGGCACCACCTGGGTGCAGATCATCAAGGCCACCATGCTGCTGCTGTGCGTCGCGCTGATCACGATCTTCCTGTTCGGCAAGTTCGGCTACAGCTTCACGAGCCTCTTGCAGCAGGCCGCGGAGAACAACCCGCATGGCCGCGCCATCTTCGCGCCCGGCGTGCAGTACGGGAAGTCCGAACTGACCAAACTGGACTTCGTGTCGCTGTCGCTGGCGCTGGTGCTCGGCGTCGGCGGCCTGCCACACGTGCTGATGCGGTTCTACACGGTGCCCAACGCCCGCGAGGCCCGCCGCTCGGTGGTCTGGGCGACCTGGACGATGGCGACGTTCTACATCTGCACGCTGGTCATCGGCTTCGGTGCGGGCGCGCTGGTGGGCACCGACGCGATCCTGGACGCACCGGGCGCGGAGAACTCCGCGGCTCCACTGCTGGCCTACCGGATCGGCGGCACGGTGCTGCTGGGCGTCATCTCGGCGGTCGCCTTCGCCACGATCCTGGCGGTGGTGGCGGGGCTGACGCTGACCGCGTCGGCGTCGTTCGCGCACGACATCTACGCGAACGTGATCCGACGCGGCGACATCGACTCCGACTCGGTGGTGAAGGTGGCCCGGGTGACCGCACTGGTCATCGGCGTGGCCTCGATCCTCGGCGGCATCCTGGTGATCGGGCAGAACATCGCGTTCCTGGTCGGCCTGGCGTTCGCGTTCGCGGCATCGGCGAACCTGTCCACGCTGCTGTACTCGCTGTTCTGGAGGCGGTTCAACACCACCGGGACGCTGTGGGGCATCTACAGCGGGCTCGTTTCCTGCCTGCTGCTGGTGATCTTCTCCCCGGTGGTGTCCGGCTCGCCGGACTCGATCGTCTCGACCGTGGATTTCGCGTTCTTCCCGCTGAAGAACCCGGGCATCGTGTCGATCCCCATCTCGTTCATCTGCGGTTTCATCGGCACTTTCCTCGGCAAGGACGCGGTCGACGAGGAGCGGCAGGCCGAGATGGAGGTCCGTTCCCTCACCGGCCTGGGCTCCCGCGCCGGCTGA
- a CDS encoding FAD-binding dehydrogenase, producing MALDADVIVVGAGLAGLVAAAELADAGRRVALLDQEPEASLGGQAHWSFGGLFLVDSPEQRRLGVRDSRELALQDWLGSAGFDRPEDHWPRQWAAAYVDFAAGEKRAWLAAQGVRFFPLVQWAERGGYLATGHGNSVPRFHITWGTGPGVLAPFIRRVREAAERGLVSLRFRHRVSELIISGGAVAGVRGEVLAPSPVERGQPSSREVAGDFELHAQSVVVASGGIGGNFDLVRRNWPARYGTPPKEMIAGVPDYVDGRLLDVVARSGGRLINPDRMWHYTEGVRNYAPIWSKHGIRILPGPSSLWLDAQGRRLPAPLFPGFDTLGTMEHIARSGHDYTWFVLNRRIISREFALSGSEQNPDLTDRSLRKLLQRGGGGTPGPVAEFVRRGPDFVVRRTVPELARGMNDLVGEPLIDAVALAREIGARDLQVASALGKDQQIIAIRAARRYLVDRMIRVAEPHRLLDPAAGPLIAVRLSILTRKTLGGLETDLAGRVLRDSGEPLPGLYAAGEVAGFGGGGMHGYRALEGTFLGGCLFSGRQAGRAAAAALG from the coding sequence ATGGCACTGGACGCTGATGTCATCGTGGTGGGTGCCGGACTGGCCGGCCTGGTCGCCGCCGCCGAGCTGGCCGACGCCGGCCGCCGGGTGGCGCTTTTGGACCAGGAACCCGAGGCGTCCCTGGGCGGTCAGGCGCACTGGTCGTTCGGCGGCCTGTTCCTGGTGGATTCCCCGGAACAGCGCCGGTTGGGTGTCCGGGACTCACGCGAGCTCGCCCTCCAGGACTGGCTCGGCTCCGCCGGATTCGACCGCCCCGAGGACCACTGGCCCCGGCAATGGGCGGCGGCCTACGTGGACTTCGCCGCCGGGGAGAAGCGGGCCTGGCTGGCCGCGCAGGGCGTGCGGTTCTTCCCGCTGGTGCAGTGGGCCGAGCGGGGTGGCTACCTGGCCACCGGGCACGGCAACTCCGTGCCGCGGTTCCACATCACCTGGGGCACCGGCCCCGGAGTGCTCGCACCGTTCATCCGCCGGGTGCGGGAGGCCGCCGAGCGCGGCCTGGTGTCGTTGCGCTTCAGGCACCGCGTCAGCGAGCTGATCATCAGCGGCGGCGCGGTGGCCGGCGTGCGCGGCGAGGTGCTCGCGCCGAGCCCGGTGGAACGCGGACAACCGAGTTCCCGCGAGGTAGCAGGGGATTTCGAGCTGCACGCGCAATCCGTGGTCGTCGCATCCGGTGGCATCGGCGGCAATTTCGACCTGGTGCGGCGGAATTGGCCGGCGCGCTACGGCACGCCGCCGAAGGAGATGATCGCCGGGGTACCCGACTATGTGGACGGACGGCTGCTCGACGTGGTGGCCCGCAGCGGCGGGCGCCTCATCAACCCGGACCGGATGTGGCACTACACCGAGGGAGTCCGCAACTACGCGCCGATCTGGAGTAAGCACGGCATCCGGATCCTGCCCGGCCCGTCGTCGCTGTGGCTCGACGCTCAGGGCCGTCGGCTGCCCGCGCCGCTGTTCCCGGGCTTCGACACTCTCGGCACGATGGAGCACATCGCGAGAAGCGGCCACGACTACACGTGGTTCGTGCTCAACCGGCGCATCATCAGCCGAGAATTCGCGCTGTCCGGCTCCGAGCAGAACCCCGACCTGACCGACCGGAGCCTCCGCAAGCTGCTGCAGCGCGGTGGCGGCGGCACGCCCGGACCGGTCGCCGAGTTCGTCCGCCGCGGTCCGGACTTCGTCGTCCGGCGCACCGTGCCGGAGCTGGCACGCGGCATGAACGACCTGGTCGGCGAGCCGCTGATCGATGCGGTCGCGCTGGCACGGGAGATCGGCGCCCGCGACCTTCAGGTGGCCTCGGCACTGGGCAAGGACCAGCAGATCATCGCCATCCGCGCGGCCCGCCGTTACCTGGTCGACCGGATGATCCGGGTCGCCGAGCCGCACCGGCTGCTTGACCCGGCCGCCGGGCCGCTGATCGCGGTGCGGCTGTCCATCCTGACCCGCAAGACGCTAGGCGGGCTGGAGACCGACCTGGCCGGCCGGGTCCTGCGGGATTCGGGCGAGCCGCTGCCCGGGCTCTACGCGGCAGGCGAGGTCGCGGGTTTCGGCGGCGGCGGGATGCACGGCTACCGGGCTCTGGAGGGGACTTTCCTCGGCGGCTGTCTGTTTTCCGGCAGGCAGGCCGGGCGCGCGGCCGCCGCCGCGCTGGGATAG
- a CDS encoding peptidase inhibitor family I36 protein, with amino-acid sequence MFKYASSTALNQVVTRPPGWRQATRDGVWRMLLAAVLTFATILVGAGVAHADPPGTPCPAGSFCSWPAANFAGKVHALGVQATAMEQCVRLQQGIDAQSFVNNTGHPVTVYQDPNCDTEAEFATYPTGSQAPQATFVARAIKIWSH; translated from the coding sequence ATGTTTAAGTATGCTTCTTCCACCGCATTGAACCAGGTCGTCACCCGACCGCCCGGCTGGCGGCAGGCTACGCGGGACGGGGTCTGGCGGATGCTTCTCGCCGCGGTGCTCACCTTCGCCACCATCCTGGTCGGCGCCGGTGTCGCGCATGCCGATCCGCCCGGAACTCCTTGTCCCGCAGGGTCTTTCTGTAGTTGGCCAGCGGCGAATTTCGCCGGGAAGGTACATGCGCTCGGCGTCCAGGCGACCGCGATGGAGCAGTGCGTCCGACTCCAGCAAGGGATAGACGCCCAGTCCTTCGTGAACAACACCGGCCATCCCGTGACGGTCTACCAGGACCCCAACTGCGACACCGAAGCGGAATTCGCCACGTACCCAACGGGTTCGCAAGCTCCACAAGCGACATTCGTGGCGCGGGCCATCAAGATCTGGTCGCACTGA
- a CDS encoding glycosyltransferase family 4 protein: MAADRRSSESGAMNVVVDARWTRTDQHDGISRYGASLIEALHHLHPVTMLIHDERQLRLLPSGIAHLKVNSPFSPRELWLSRTLNRLGADVVFSPLQVIGGFRRDYRLILTLHDLIYYRHPQPPGFLPLPVRAAWRLYHRAFWPQRVMLNRADAVVTVSDTTRKLIAEHRLTRRPVTVVHNAPSPPPDDCAAGRAAESGVDAGPAREPAGGPRELVYMGSFMPYKNVETLLAGMALLPDYRLHLVSRIAPAREAELRAQLPPNVDVVFWRGISEGDYQRLLGRASALVTASRDEGFGLPIIEAMNAGTPVVCSDLEIFHEVTGGHARFFDPGSSKDFATAVRAVEDARARADLVAAARGQAAKFTWANSAERLLELMRDLVRAPVSATRS, from the coding sequence ATGGCCGCCGACCGGCGTTCGAGCGAGTCCGGGGCGATGAACGTCGTCGTCGACGCGCGCTGGACGCGGACCGATCAGCACGACGGGATCAGTCGCTACGGCGCCAGCTTGATCGAAGCATTGCACCACCTCCATCCGGTGACGATGTTGATCCATGACGAGCGGCAGCTGCGGCTACTGCCGTCCGGTATTGCGCATCTGAAGGTCAATAGCCCGTTCTCGCCGCGGGAGCTCTGGCTGTCGCGCACGCTGAACCGGCTCGGCGCGGATGTCGTGTTCAGCCCGTTGCAGGTGATCGGCGGATTCCGGCGCGACTACCGGCTCATCCTCACGCTGCACGACCTGATCTACTACCGGCATCCGCAGCCGCCGGGATTCCTGCCGCTGCCGGTGCGCGCCGCCTGGCGCCTCTACCACCGAGCGTTCTGGCCGCAGCGAGTGATGCTCAACCGGGCGGATGCGGTGGTCACGGTCAGCGACACGACCCGCAAGCTCATCGCGGAGCACCGACTCACCCGGCGTCCGGTGACCGTGGTCCACAATGCGCCGTCCCCGCCCCCGGACGATTGCGCGGCGGGCAGGGCCGCCGAGTCCGGTGTCGATGCCGGTCCGGCCCGGGAACCGGCGGGTGGGCCGCGTGAGCTGGTGTACATGGGTTCGTTCATGCCGTACAAGAACGTGGAGACGTTGCTCGCGGGCATGGCGCTCCTTCCGGATTATCGTTTGCACCTGGTCAGTCGGATCGCGCCGGCGCGCGAAGCGGAATTGCGTGCGCAGCTGCCTCCAAACGTCGATGTCGTGTTCTGGCGGGGGATCAGTGAAGGCGACTACCAGCGGCTGCTCGGCCGGGCGAGCGCACTGGTCACCGCTTCTCGGGACGAGGGTTTCGGGCTGCCGATCATCGAGGCGATGAACGCGGGGACGCCGGTGGTCTGCAGCGATCTGGAGATCTTCCACGAGGTGACCGGGGGACACGCGAGGTTCTTCGATCCGGGGTCGTCGAAGGATTTCGCCACCGCGGTGCGCGCCGTGGAGGATGCCCGAGCACGGGCCGATCTGGTCGCCGCGGCTCGCGGTCAGGCGGCGAAGTTCACCTGGGCCAACTCCGCCGAACGACTGCTGGAGCTGATGCGGGACCTGGTCCGCGCACCGGTCAGTGCGACCAGATCTTGA